A window of the Thiomicrospira microaerophila genome harbors these coding sequences:
- the ovoA gene encoding 5-histidylcysteine sulfoxide synthase, giving the protein MQKADLITQNIVLNHGDIETKRAEIKRYFNLTFDAYESLFSCLREDQAYYERPCSLRHPLIFYFGHTATFFTNKLVLAKLLPQRINPKIESLCAIGVDEMSWDDLNEAHYNWPSVNEVREYRQQLREAVNHLIDTVSFSLPIDWKSPLWPVMMGIEHERIHLETSSVLIRQLDLKYVQASELFPVCPQRGSAPLTNRLLPVEPGRVVIDHQDPAQYYGWDNEYGFHQAEVAGFNAAEFLVSNGEYLAFVEAGGYQTAEFWDEEGDRWRQFSPVKHPSFWVEKTENNQQAWYLRCMTEEIPMPWNWPVEVNYLEAAAFCRWKAKLTGKPIRLPSEDEYLRLREQTQALDFYDRANINLQQYASSVPVDQCEMNGFYDVVGNVWQWTMTPIHPFEGFKVHPLYDDFTTPTFDNKHNIFKGGSWISTGNEINGHSRYAFRRHFFQHAGFRYIESTAEVKTEYASYETDLDVAQACEFYYGENHFGVGNFAKSYAQLAIDFAKQDRDLSARTALSVLEVGCSVGRGCFELATYFDQVLGLDFSARFINVANRLQQTGSVLYTLPIEGEIMDFKEQTLEEHNLDHGVARCRFMQQDPSNLKPIFSGYDMLVAMNVIERLYETQKFIQDIAHRLNPGGLLMLGSTYDWNSSFTTQANWLGGYKDSQSGENVTTLETLQALLAKEFEQLAPPQDIPLVQPLNARCFSHQLSQVTLWKKK; this is encoded by the coding sequence ATGCAAAAAGCGGATTTGATCACTCAGAATATTGTCTTAAATCATGGGGATATTGAAACCAAGCGTGCAGAAATTAAGCGTTACTTTAATCTCACCTTTGATGCCTATGAATCTTTGTTTAGCTGTCTTCGCGAAGATCAGGCTTACTATGAGCGCCCTTGTTCTTTACGCCACCCGTTAATTTTTTATTTTGGCCATACCGCCACTTTTTTTACCAATAAACTGGTGCTAGCCAAATTATTGCCGCAGCGAATTAACCCTAAAATTGAATCCCTGTGTGCGATTGGTGTTGATGAAATGTCTTGGGATGATTTGAATGAGGCGCACTACAATTGGCCGAGTGTCAATGAAGTACGCGAATATCGTCAGCAGCTGCGGGAGGCTGTGAATCATCTGATTGATACCGTCAGTTTTAGCCTGCCGATTGATTGGAAAAGTCCGCTCTGGCCGGTGATGATGGGAATTGAGCATGAGCGTATTCATTTAGAAACGTCATCGGTTTTGATTCGCCAATTGGATTTAAAGTATGTTCAAGCCTCTGAGCTGTTTCCAGTGTGCCCGCAGCGTGGCTCTGCACCGCTAACAAACCGTTTGCTTCCGGTTGAACCGGGTCGGGTGGTGATTGATCATCAGGATCCGGCTCAATATTATGGTTGGGATAATGAATATGGCTTTCACCAGGCAGAGGTGGCGGGGTTTAATGCGGCTGAGTTTTTGGTTTCTAACGGTGAATACCTAGCGTTTGTTGAGGCGGGGGGGTATCAAACGGCTGAATTCTGGGATGAGGAGGGCGACCGCTGGCGTCAATTCAGCCCGGTTAAACATCCTAGTTTTTGGGTTGAGAAAACCGAGAATAACCAGCAGGCCTGGTATTTGCGTTGTATGACAGAAGAAATTCCGATGCCGTGGAACTGGCCGGTTGAGGTGAATTATTTGGAAGCGGCCGCTTTTTGTCGTTGGAAAGCCAAGCTGACCGGCAAGCCGATTCGCTTGCCCTCAGAAGATGAGTATTTGCGTTTGCGTGAACAGACGCAGGCTTTGGATTTTTATGATCGGGCGAATATTAACCTACAGCAATACGCCTCCTCGGTGCCGGTTGATCAGTGCGAAATGAATGGTTTTTACGATGTGGTCGGCAATGTATGGCAGTGGACCATGACACCGATTCATCCTTTTGAGGGGTTTAAAGTACATCCTCTTTATGATGATTTCACTACGCCGACTTTTGACAATAAACATAATATTTTTAAGGGTGGCAGTTGGATTTCAACCGGTAACGAGATCAATGGCCATTCGCGTTATGCTTTCAGGCGTCATTTTTTTCAGCATGCGGGTTTTCGTTATATTGAATCAACGGCTGAGGTTAAAACTGAATATGCGAGTTATGAGACCGATTTGGATGTGGCGCAAGCCTGTGAGTTTTATTATGGCGAAAATCATTTTGGCGTCGGTAACTTCGCTAAAAGCTATGCGCAACTAGCGATAGATTTTGCTAAACAAGATCGTGATTTATCGGCTCGAACGGCTTTAAGTGTTTTAGAGGTAGGCTGTTCAGTAGGTCGTGGTTGTTTTGAATTGGCAACTTATTTCGACCAGGTACTCGGCTTGGATTTTTCAGCGCGCTTTATCAACGTGGCAAACCGCTTGCAACAAACCGGTTCGGTGCTTTATACCTTGCCGATTGAAGGTGAGATTATGGACTTTAAGGAACAAACCCTTGAAGAGCATAACCTAGATCATGGGGTGGCACGCTGCCGCTTTATGCAGCAAGATCCGAGTAATCTAAAACCTATTTTTAGCGGTTACGATATGTTGGTGGCGATGAATGTGATAGAGCGCTTGTATGAAACACAAAAATTTATTCAGGATATTGCTCACCGTTTGAACCCCGGCGGCTTGTTAATGTTGGGCTCAACCTATGATTGGAATTCGTCTTTCACCACACAAGCTAACTGGCTTGGCGGTTATAAGGATTCGCAGTCAGGCGAGAATGTCACGACGCTTGAAACATTGCAGGCTTTGCTGGCTAAAGAGTTTGAACAATTAGCGCCGCCGCAAGACATTCCGCTTGTTCAGCCCCTAAATGCGCGGTGTTTTTCTCATCAGCTTAGTCAGGTTACGCTTTGGAAAAAGAAATAG
- a CDS encoding amidoligase family protein has product MNKQLQAIISASKYWVSDQQHITDFERHEGELSHKKFARRLLSLYQLQPNAFDQISQKLVAGFEIEFYLAAEQIGLLAQSIEGILPRDQILLVKLDQVPKTDGQNFYLMAEKTGCPPAGLQSYELVSPKLDPLSLIYYLNVFVKKLKQFGAKDGDDIGFHLHFSTEAHCRISPLAVVYSLDQHGLLSFKSRKFTRDIVAQLFSYQPEDWAFIFNRVLKKNYSINFLDFANNNHFELRALGGKGYLFDSKHSPQGYALNSLLALTKALSYPDKKLAKLIRRQYKLDKKLVKLNQVKYASLKAKPKNAIWTSCFNSEV; this is encoded by the coding sequence ATGAATAAACAACTTCAGGCTATTATTTCGGCCAGTAAATACTGGGTTTCGGATCAGCAGCATATTACTGATTTCGAGCGCCATGAGGGTGAGTTGAGTCATAAAAAATTTGCGCGACGTTTACTGAGTTTGTATCAACTTCAGCCCAATGCGTTTGATCAAATTAGCCAAAAGCTGGTTGCAGGTTTTGAGATAGAGTTTTATCTTGCTGCTGAACAGATAGGCTTATTAGCGCAGTCGATTGAAGGGATCTTACCACGCGATCAAATTTTGCTTGTAAAGCTGGATCAGGTACCGAAAACGGATGGACAAAACTTTTACTTAATGGCTGAAAAAACCGGCTGTCCTCCGGCTGGCTTGCAAAGTTATGAGTTGGTGAGTCCTAAGCTGGATCCGCTGTCATTAATTTATTATCTTAATGTGTTTGTTAAAAAGCTTAAACAGTTTGGCGCAAAAGATGGTGATGATATAGGGTTTCATCTTCATTTTTCTACTGAGGCGCACTGCCGTATATCGCCGTTAGCCGTGGTTTATAGTCTTGATCAACACGGCCTGTTAAGTTTTAAGTCACGCAAGTTTACACGAGATATTGTGGCCCAACTCTTTAGTTATCAGCCTGAGGATTGGGCGTTTATCTTTAATCGGGTGTTAAAGAAAAATTACAGCATTAACTTTTTAGACTTTGCCAATAATAACCACTTTGAACTGCGCGCGCTCGGCGGCAAGGGCTATTTATTCGATTCTAAGCACTCACCACAAGGTTATGCGTTAAACAGTCTTTTGGCCTTGACCAAGGCGCTCAGTTATCCCGATAAAAAACTGGCTAAGCTAATCCGACGGCAATATAAGCTGGATAAAAAGCTGGTTAAACTGAATCAAGTGAAATACGCTTCTTTGAAAGCGAAGCCTAAAAATGCGATTTGGACCAGCTGCTTTAATTCTGAAGTCTAA